One region of Megalopta genalis isolate 19385.01 chromosome 15, iyMegGena1_principal, whole genome shotgun sequence genomic DNA includes:
- the LOC117219551 gene encoding DNA-directed primase/polymerase protein isoform X2: MISPHKFYNKEIIAKAEMQMVKPYSKPFWVEEHRKMPLHILGPPTFWMEFEKQVDAMVTAFKKSTNTDMLCTFVYQGDNGYRKFVVAHPEVYWWHYEHRPPEKRCSYEVIPENSPCRLYLDLEYSIELNPESYGPVMTNTIIDIIGAYFLKYWGLPCNRYNVLNLDSTTPEKFSRHVIINIKDVAFKDNYHVGRLIKSICNDIVKYVSTDQNQHSILSSFDKTKLEQLFVKTRKGHKLFIDTAVYTKNRHFRLYKSTKWGKQSNMEISNDCKYIPSNLHKDKELCIFIDSLVTFFTSKSDLILLEYSDMCMVEAKRFKPYSPKYLYQETEKYSKYPILDKYIRDKIHPGKIRACKYHDSNKVLVYETTGYRY, encoded by the exons ATGATTAGTCCTCATAAATTTTATAACAAGGAAATAATTGCCAAAGCTGAGATGCAGATGGTGAAACCGTATTCAAAACCGTTTTGGGTGGAGGAACATCGTAAAATGCCATTGCATATTTTAGGCCCGCCAACTTTTTGGATGGAATTTGAAAAACAAGTAGATGCGATGGTAACTGCATTTAAAAAGAGCACTAACACCGATATGCTTTGCACATTTGTCTATCAAGGAGATAATGGCTATCGTAAATTTGTGGTAGCTCATCCCGAGGTCTATTGGTGGCATTACGAACATCGACCTCCGGAAAAGAGGTGCTCTTACGAG GTGATCCCAGAAAACTCTCCTTGCCGTCTGTATTTGGACTTAGAATACTCAATTGAGCTGAATCCTGAGAGTTACGGTCCTGTCATGACTAACACTATAATTGATATTATTGGTGCTTATTTTCTTAAGTATTGGGGCTTACCATGCAACAGGTACAATGTGCTCAATTTGGATTCCACTACACCTGAAAAATTTAGCCGGCATGTTATAATTAATATCAAAGATGTAGCGTTCAAAGATAATTATCATGTTGGTAGATTGATAAAATCAATATGCAACGATATTGTAAAATATGTTTCCACGGACCAAAACCAGCATAGTATTTTAAGTTCCTTTGATAAAACAAAACTAGAACAATTGTTTGTAAAAACACGTAAGGGACACAAACTGTTTATAGACACAGCAGTCTATACTAAAAATAGACATTTTAGATTGTATAAATCTACAAAATGGGGAAAACAGTCTAATATGGAAATTTCTAATGACTGTAAATATATTCCTTCAAATTTGCACAAAGATAAGGAGTTGTGCATATTTATAGATTCATTGGTCACCTTCTTTACTTCTAAATCTGATTTGATACTTTTGGAATATTCAGATATGTGTATGGTAGAAGCAAAACGTTTCAAGCCATACTCGCCAAAGTATCTCTATCAAGAAACTGAGAAATATTCGAAGTATCCAATATTGGATAAGTACATTCGCGACAAGATCCACCCTGGTAAAATACGCGCATGTAAATATCATGATTCTAACAAAGTGTTAGTTTACGAGACAACTGGATACAGGTACTAA